gcagtagtctagtgtgagggattatgacaggggaaactgttgcagtagtctagtgtgaggggttatgacaagggaaacggtgttgcagtagtctagtgtgaggggttatgacaggggaaacagtgttgcagtagtctagtgtgaggggttatgacagggggaacagtgttacagtagtctagtgtgaggggttatgttaggggaaacagtgttgcagtagtctagtgtgagggtttatgacaggggaaactgttgcagtagtctagtgtgagggattatgacaggggaaactgttgcagtagtctagtgtgaggggttatgacaggggaaacagtgttacagtagtctagtgtgaggggttatgacaggggaaactgttgcagtagtctagtgtgaggggttatgacaggggaaacggtgttgcagtagtctagtgtgaggggttatgacaggggaaacagtgttgcagtaatcTAGTGtgtggggttatggcaggggaaacagtgatacagtagtctagtgtgaggggttatggcaggggaaacggtgttacagtagtctagtgtgaggggttatggcaggggaaacggtgttacagttgtctagtgtgaggggttatggcaggggaaacagtgatacagtagtctagtgtgaggggttatggcaggggaaacagtgttgcagtagtctagtatgaggggttatctcagtagtctagtgtgaggggttatgtcagtagtctagtgtgaggagttatggcaggggaaacagtgttgcagtagtctggtgtgaggggttatggcaggggaaacggtgttacagtagtctagtgtgaggggttatggcaggggaaacggtgttacagtagtctagtgtgaggggttatgacaggggaaacggtgttacagtagtctagtgtgaggggttatgttaggggaaacagtgttacagtagtctagtgtgaggggttatggcaggggaaacggtgttgcagtagtctagtgtgaggggttatgacaggggaaacggtgttgcagtagtctagtgtgaggggttatgacaggggaaactgttgcagtagtctagtgtgagggattatgacaggggaaactgttgcagtagtctagtgtgaggggttatgttaggggaaactgttgcagtagtctagtgtgaggggttatgacaggggaaatggtgttgcagtagtctagtgtgaggggttatgacaggggaaacagtgttgcagtagtctagtgtgagggtttatgacagggggaacagtgttacagtagtctagtgtgaggggttatgttaggggaaacagtgttgcagtagtctagtgtgagggattatgacaggggaaactgttgcagtagtctagtgtgaggggttatgacaggggaaacggtgttacagtagtctagtgtgagggattatgacaggggaaactgttgcagtagtctagtgtgaggggttatgacaggggaaacggtgttgcagtagtctagtgtgaggggttatgacaggggaaacagtgttgcagtagtctagtgtgaggggttatgacaggggaaacagtgttgcagtagtctagtgtgaggggttatgacaggggaaacggtgttacagtagtctagtatgaggggttatctcagtagtctagtgtgaggagttatggcaggggaaacagtgttgcagtagtctggtgtgaggggttatgtcagtagtctagtgtgagggtttatgacaggggaaacggtgttacagtagtctagtgtgaggggttatggcaggggaaacggtgttacagtagtctagtgtgaggggttatgacaggggaaacggtgttacagtagtctagtgtgaggggttatgttaggggaaacagtgttacagtagtctagtgttaggggttatggcaggggaaacggtgttgcagtagtctagtgtgaggggttatgacagggaaacggtgttgcagtagtctagtgtgaggggttatgacaggggaaacggtgttgcagtagtctagtgtgaggggttatgacaggggaaacagtgttgcagtagtctagtgtgagggattatgacccgggaaactgttgcagtagtctagtgtgagggattatgacaggggaaactgttgcagtagtctagtgtgagggattatgacaggggaaactgttgcagtagtctagtgtgagggattatgacgggaaactgttgcagtagtctagtgtgaggggttatgacaggggaaacgctgttacagtagtctagtgtgaggggttatgacaggggaaacagtgttgcagtagtctagtgtgaggggttatgttaggggaaacggtgttgcagtagtctagtgtgaggggttatgacaggggaaacagtgttgcagtagtctagtgtgagggattatgacaggggaaactgttgcagtagtctagtgtgagggattatgacaggggaaacagtattacagtagtctagtgtgaggggttatggcaggggaaacagtgatacagtagtctagtgtgaggggttatggcaggggaaacagtgttgcagtagtctagtatgaggggttatctcagtagtctagtgtgaggggttatgtcagtagtctagtgtgaggggttatgtcagtagtctagtgtgaggggttatggcaggggaaacagtgttacagtagtctagtgtgaggggttatggcaggggaaacagtgttgcagtagtctggtgtgaggggttatgtcagtagtctactgtgaggggttatgacaggggaaacggtgttacagtagtctagtgtgaggggttatggcaggggaaacggtgttacagtagtctagtgtgaggggttatgacaggggaaacggtgttacagtagtctagtgtgaggggttatgttaggggaaacagtgttacagtagtctagtgtgaggggttatggcaggggaaacggtgttgcagtagtctagtgtgaggggttatgacaggggaaacggtgttgcagtagtctagtgtgagggattatgacaggggaaactgttgcagtagtctagtgtgagggattatgacaggggaaactgttgcagtagtctagtgtgaggggttatgacaggggaaacggtgttgcagtagtctagtgtgaggggttatgacaggggaaacagtgttgcagtagtctagtgtgaggggttatgacagggggaacagtgttacagtagtctagtgtgaggggttatgttaggggaaacagtgttgcagtagtctagtgtgagggattatgacaggggaaactgttgcagtagtctagtgtgaggggttatgttaggggaaatagtgttgcagtagtctagtgtgagggattatgacaggggaaactgttgcagtagtctagtgtgagggattatgacaggggaaactgttgcagtagtctagtgtgaggggttatgacaggggaaacggtgttgcagtagtctagtgtgagggggtatgacaggggaaacagtgttgcagtagtccagtgtgaggggttatgacagggggaacagtgttacagtagtctagtgtgaggggttatgttaggggaaacagtgttgcagtagtctagtgtgagggattatgacaggggaaactgttgcagtagtctagtgtgagggattatgacaggggaaactgttgcagtagtctagtgtgaggggttatgacaggggaaacagtgatacagtagtctagtgtgaggggttatggcaggggaaacggtgttacagtagtctagtgtgaggggttatggcaggggaaacggtgttacagttgtctagtgtgaggggttatggcaggggaaacagtgatacagtagtctagtgtgaggggttatggcaggggaaacagtgatacagtagtctagtgtgaggggttatggcaggggaaacagtgttgcagtagtctagtatgaggggttatctcagtagtctagtgtgaggggttatgtcagtagtctagtgtgaggagttatggcaggggaaacagtgttgcagtagtctagtgtgaggggttatggcaggggaaacggtgttacagtagtctagtgtgaggggttatgacaggggaaacggtgttacagtagtctagtgtgaggggttatgttaggggaaacagtgttacagtagtctagtgtgaggggttatggcaggggaaacggtgttgcagtagtctagtgtgaggggttatgacaggggaaacggtgttgcagtagtctagtgtgaggggttatgacaggggaaacggtgttgcagtagtctagtgtgaggggttatgacaggggaaacagtgttgcagtagtctagtgtgagggattatgacaggggaaactgttgcagtagtctagtgtgagggattatgacaggggaaactgttgcagtagtctagtgtgaggggttatgttaggggaaacagtgttgcagtagtctagtgtgaggggttatgacagaggaaacggtgttgcagtagtctagtgtgaggggttatgacaggggaaacagtgttgcagtagtctagtgtgaggggttatgacagggggaacagtgttgcagtagtctagtgtgaggggttatgttaggggaaacagtgttgcagtagtctagtgtgagggattatgacaggggaaactgttgcagtagtctagtgtgagggattatgacaggggaaactgttgcagtagtctagtgtgaggggttatgacaggggaaacgctgttacagtagtctagtgtgaggggttatgacaggggaaccagtgttgcagtagtctagtgtgaggggttatggcaggggaaacggtgttgcagtagtctagtgtgaggggttatgacaggggaaacagtgttgcagtagtctagtgtgagggattatgatagtggaaactgttgcagtagtctagtgtgagggattatgacaggggaaacagtattacagtagtctagtgtgagggtttatgacaggggaaacagtattacagtagtctagtgtgaggggttatgacaggggaaactgttgcagtagtctagtgtgaggggttatgacaggggaaacagtattacagtagtctagtgtgaggggttatgacaggggaaactgttacagtagtctagtgtgaggggttatgttaggggaaacagtgttacagtagtctagtgtgaggggttatggcaggggaaacggtgttgcagtagtctagtgtgaggggttatgacaggggaaacggtgttgcagtagtctagtgtgaggggttatgacaggggaaacggtgttgcagtagtctagtgtgaggggttatgacaggggaaacagtgttgcagtagtctagtgtgaggggttatgacagggggaacagtgttacagtagtctagtgtgaggggttatgacaggggaaacggtgttgcagtagtctagtgtgaggggttatgacaggggaaacagtgttgcagtagtctagtgtgaggggttatgacagggggaacagtgttacagtagtctagtgtgaggggttatgttaggggaaacagtgttgcagtagtctagtgtgagggattatgacaggggaaactgttgcagtagtctagtgtgagggattatgacaggggaaactgttgcagtagtctagtgtgagggattatgacaggggaaacagtattacagtagtctagtgtgagggattatgacaggggaaacagtattacagtagtctagtgtgaggggttatgacaggggaaacagtgttgcagtagtctagtgtgaggggttatgacagggggaacagtgttacagtagtctagtgtgaggggttatgacaggggaaactgttgcagtagtctagtgtgaggggttatgacaggggaaacggtgttgcagtagtctagtgtgaggggttatgacaggggaaactgttgcagtagtctagtgtgaggggttatgacaggggaaacggtgttgcagtagtctagtgtgaggggttatgttaggggaaacagtgttgcagtagtctagtgtgaggggttatgacaggggaaactgttgcagtagtctagtgtgaggggttatgacaggggaaactgttgcagtagtctagtgtgaggggttatgacaggggaaacagtgttacagtagtctagtgtgtgtttGGGAATAATGACAAGTGAACCTGGGGAGCTTTGTGATCACATTGCCCTAAATGGAACCGGACCGCGGAATTCAAGCGAAATTCAAACTTAGACCACCTCTAGAAATGGTCTCAGTTCAGTTCGGGGACTCTTTTGAGGGATCTGAGTACCTTCGGAGTGTTCACACTGCAAACCTCACTGAGTTCACAAAAATTTACTGAAAGGGACCAAGTGTGACAACAccctcagattgttctgaaattgtttctgttagaaacagataagattagcattcctgcaaaTAATTTTCTTGAAATATAATTTGGTATCTCAGAAatgaagctaattgattgcatccaaattggccattttaattcataggattcatataatattcaaaCGTCGTTCTCACAATAAGTTAGACATGAGGAATCCGAAGGAATGGTGAAAAGCCATCGACTGACCACCCCACACCCCACGCCACTCCCACCccacgccaatcccaccccacaccccacgccaatcccaccccacaccCCACGCCACTCCCACCccacgccaatcccaccccacaccCCACGCCAAACCCACCCCACACCCCATGCCAATCCTACCCCACACCccacgccaatcccaccccacaccccacgccaatcccaccccacaccCCATGCCACTCCCACCCCACACCccacgccaatcccaccccacaccCCACGCCACTCCCACCCCACACCCcatgccaatcccaccccacGCCACTCCCACCCCACACCCCACGCCACTCCCACCCCACACCccacgccaatcccaccccacaccCCACGCCACTCCCACCCCACACCCCACGCAAATCCCACCCCACACCCCACGCCACTCCCACCccacgccaatcccaccccacaccCCACGCCACTCCCACCCCACGCCACTCCCACCCCACACCCCACGCCACTCCCACCCCACACCccacgccaatcccaccccacTCCCCAAGCCACTCCCACCCCACACCCCACGCTAATCCCACCCCACACCCCACGCCACTCCCACCCCACACCCCACGCAAATCCCACCCCACACCCCACGCCACTCCCACCC
This genomic interval from Salvelinus fontinalis isolate EN_2023a chromosome 30, ASM2944872v1, whole genome shotgun sequence contains the following:
- the LOC129828500 gene encoding uncharacterized protein LOC129828500, which produces MVKSHRLTTPHPTPLPPHANPTPHPTPIPPHTPRHSHPTPIPPHTPRQTHPTPHANPTPHPTPIPPHTPRQSHPTPHATPTPHPTPIPPHTPRHSHPTPHANPTPRHSHPTPHATPTPHPTPIPPHTPRHSHPTPHANPTPHPTPLPPHANPTPHPTPLPPHATPTPHPTPLPPHTPRQSHPTPQATPTPHPTLIPPHTPRHSHPTPHANPTPHPTPLPPHSPSHSHPTPHANPTPHPTPM